The following coding sequences are from one Triticum aestivum cultivar Chinese Spring chromosome 5A, IWGSC CS RefSeq v2.1, whole genome shotgun sequence window:
- the LOC123107655 gene encoding G-type lectin S-receptor-like serine/threonine-protein kinase B120, with translation MKVRLSHLTGEGNRIVSWKSPGDPAAGSFSYGLDPGTSLQLLMWNGTRPYWRTPVWKGYAVASMYLSAGTVLYTAIVDTEEEISIAFTLSGGAAPTRYVVTSSGRFQLLSWNGTVSAWATIQSWPSSGCSTYKRCGAYGYCDVTAAPATCRCLDGFEPASASEWSAGVFEQGCRRKEALPPCGGGGMRVGFVPMPTMKVPDKFSLDAGNRSAEECAARCAANCSCEAYAYANLQSSSAKGELSRCIVWAGELVDAQMIGPRWGGETLYLRVPVAAASTSPGGKANRNAVKIAVPVSAAVLLLTCIFFVWFCRFREKKRKTESQKTLMPGIRTGSTNTSSEIGEGDHTGDLEFPSIRFADIVAATGNFSKTLMIGRGGFGKVYKAKLDGGQVVAVKRLGKDSEQGAEEFKNEAILIAKLQHRNLVRLLGCCTEGAEKLLIYEYLPNKGLDAILFDSERKLVLDWPTRLGIIKGVARGLLYLHQDSRLTVIHRDLKASNVLLDAEMRPKIADFGMAKIFGDNQVKANTRKIVGTYGYIAPEYSTEGVFSVKSDVYSFGVLLLEIVSGIRVSATEGIMEFPSLIVYAWSLWREGKAGKLVDPSMAGSCSQDEALLCIHVGLLCVEDDPSRRPLMSSVVSILENGSASSLSLPTPVQPAFIEMMGDKSQRSDLENTRNTMAMTVLQGR, from the exons ATGAAGGTGCGGCTGAGCCACCTAACGGGAGAGGGCAACCGGATCGTGTCCTGGAAATCCCCCGGCGACCCGGCGGCGGGGAGCTTCTCCTACGGCCTGGACCCCGGCACGTCGCTGCAGCTGCTCATGTGGAACGGCACGCGGCCCTACTGGCGCACGCCCGTCTGGAAGGGGTACGCCGTCGCCAGCATGTACCTCAGCGCCGGCACGGTGCTCTACACGGCGATCGTCGACACCGAGGAGGAGATCTCCATCGCCTTCACCCTCTCCGGCGGCGCGGCGCCCACGCGGTACGTGGTGACCAGCTCCGGCAGGTTTCAGCTCCTCAGCTGGAACGGCACCGTGTCGGCGTGGGCCACGATCCAGTCCTGGCCGTCGAGCGGGTGCAGCACATACAAGCGTTGCGGCGCGTACGGGTACTGCGACGTCACGGCGGCGCCGGCCACGTGCAGGTGCCTCGACGGGTTCGAGCCGGCGAGCGCGTCGGAGTGGAGCGCGGGCGTGTTCGAGCAGGGGTGCCGGCGGAAGGAGGCTCTGCcgccgtgcggcggcggcggcatgaggGTGGGTTTCGTGCCGATGCCGACCATGAAGGTGCCGGACAAGTTCTCGCTCGACGCCGGCAACCGGAGCGCGGAGGAGTGCGCGGCCAGGTGCGCCGCCAACTGCTCGTGCGAGGCGTACGCGTACGCCAACCTGCAGAGCAGCAGCGCCAAGGGCGAACTGAGCCGGTGCATCGTGTGGGCAGGGGAGCTTGTCGACGCGCAGATGATCGGCCCGCGCTGGGGCGGCGAGACGCTCTACCTCCGCGTCCCCGTCGCTGCTGCTTCCACTTCCCCAG GTGGAAAGGCCAACAGAAATGCCGTGAAAATAGCAGTGCCGGTGTCAGCAGCTGTCCTGCTGCTGACATGCATTTTCTTTGTATGGTTCTGCAGATTCAGAG aaaagaaaagaaaaaccgagAGCCAGAAGACGCTAATGCCCGGGATCAGAACCGGGTCCACAAACACATCGAGCGAAATCGGGGAAGGAGATCACACCGGAGACCTCGAGTTCCCGTCCATACGGTTCGCCGACATTGTCGCCGCCACGGGCAACTTCTCCAAGACCCTCATGATCGGGCGGGGAGGCTTCGGCAAGGTTTACAAG GCAAAACTAGACGGCGGTCAGGTGGTCGCTGTGAAGAGGCTAGGCAAGGATTCAGAGCAGGGAGCAGAGGAGTTCAAGAACGAGGCGATTCTTATCGCCAAGCTGCAGCACCGGAACCTGGTCCGTCTCCTTGGCTGCTGCACCGAGGGGGCAGAGAAGCTGCTCATCTACGAGTATTTGCCCAACAAGGGCCTCGACGCCATCCTCTTCG ACAGCGAGAGAAAACTGGTGCTGGACTGGCCGACACGGCTGGGGATCATCAAGGGCGTGGCGAGGGGGTTGCTCTACCTTCACCAGGACTCCAGGCTGACGGTGATACACAGGGACCTCAAGGCCAGCAACGTGCTGCTGGATGCAGAGATGAGACCCAAGATCGCCGACTTTGGCATGGCAAAGATCTTTGGTGACAACCAGGTGAAAGCCAACACCCGGAAAATCGTGGGAACATA TGGCTACATTGCTCCAGAGTACTCGACGGAGGGCGTCTTCTCGGTCAAGtccgacgtgtacagcttcggTGTGCTGCTGCTGGAGATCGTGAGCGGCATCAGGGTAAGCGCAACCGAGGGCATCATGGAGTTCCCCAGCCTCATAGTCTAT gCATGGAGCCTGTGGAGAGAAGGGAAGGCAGGTAAGCTGGTGGATCCATCCATGGCAGGGAGCTGTTCACAGGATGAGGCATTGCTCTGCATCCACGTGGGGCTCCTGTGCGTCGAGGACGACCCAAGCCGGAGGCCGCTCATGTCGTCCGTCGTGTCCATTTTGGAAAATGGAAGCGCGTCGTCGCTGTCCCTCCCGACGCCGGTGCAGCCTGCTTTTATCGAAATGATGGGAGACAAGAGCCAGAGAAGCGATCTCGAGAACACCAGGAACACCATGGCCATGACAGTTCTGCAAGGCCGGTAG